The proteins below come from a single uncultured Dethiosulfovibrio sp. genomic window:
- a CDS encoding LysR family transcriptional regulator, which yields MNFQQNQTTFLGHNDKKFLLNWEERSALDIISLYYFNELCEDMNMTHTASRLYISQQTLSNHILRLERHYGAPLFFRSPRLSLTDAGRIMRLFSKKILDEETQLKKLLFDVEDQKRGLLRFGASSMRINDCLPHILPQFSQEYPEVQLEIYSSTSADLEKRACNRELDLTLCVLDRDIPALISRKVLSDQIYLCVADSLLEKYYGDEVGDLKKRSSLGVDLADFAEVPFFMLSAANRLSHTISKCFEEADCIPNIYLSATQTRLGPSICANGLAACFMTRASLANTLQELGRQVNVFPLMYQGDPIYHHLFLVHHKKQYLPNYAKYFVELLVDHFEEIDSVFAANSLR from the coding sequence ATGAATTTTCAACAAAACCAAACAACGTTTTTGGGTCATAATGACAAAAAATTTTTGTTGAATTGGGAGGAGAGATCAGCTTTGGATATTATCAGTCTTTATTATTTTAATGAACTTTGTGAGGATATGAACATGACTCACACTGCATCTCGTCTCTATATAAGCCAGCAAACGCTCAGCAACCATATTCTAAGGCTTGAAAGACATTACGGGGCGCCTCTTTTTTTTCGTAGTCCTCGCTTGAGCTTGACGGATGCCGGGCGAATCATGAGACTTTTTTCAAAAAAAATTTTGGATGAGGAAACTCAACTCAAAAAACTTCTGTTCGATGTCGAGGATCAAAAAAGAGGATTGCTTCGTTTTGGGGCCAGTTCTATGAGGATAAACGACTGTCTTCCCCATATATTGCCTCAATTTTCGCAGGAATATCCTGAGGTTCAGCTGGAAATTTACAGTTCCACTTCCGCTGATTTGGAGAAAAGAGCATGCAACCGTGAATTGGACCTTACTTTATGTGTCTTGGACAGGGATATTCCGGCATTGATTTCCAGAAAGGTATTGTCTGATCAGATCTATCTCTGCGTAGCAGATAGCCTACTGGAGAAATACTATGGGGATGAAGTGGGAGACCTTAAAAAAAGGTCTTCGTTGGGTGTTGATCTAGCGGATTTTGCAGAAGTCCCATTTTTTATGTTATCCGCAGCTAATCGTCTGAGTCATACCATATCGAAATGTTTCGAGGAGGCGGACTGTATTCCTAATATATATCTTTCCGCCACACAGACCAGGCTTGGACCGTCCATTTGTGCCAACGGTCTAGCGGCCTGTTTTATGACCAGGGCCAGTCTAGCTAACACGTTGCAAGAACTTGGACGACAGGTAAATGTCTTTCCACTGATGTACCAAGGAGATCCGATATACCATCATTTATTTTTGGTTCACCATAAAAAACAATATCTGCCAAATTATGCTAAATATTTTGTTGAGTTGCTAGTTGATCATTTTGAGGAGATTGACAGTGTTTTTGCAGCGAATAGTTTGAGGTAG